From the Thomasclavelia ramosa DSM 1402 genome, the window TTATCATATGCGCCTTTACCCATTAAAGAATCCGTAACAGGAGCATCAATTTTTTCTGCAAATTCTTTCAATTCGCTGGCCGCATCACTAGCGATTGCCCCACCACCAACAAAAATAAATGGTTTTTCACTTGCTTCAATCATCTTGATAGCTTGATCTAATTCTTGAGCACCATAAGTATATTTACGTGGTTCGATCACTTCTGGAACAATTGGCTCAAAATCAAATTTAGCCGCTGTAACATCCTTAGTTATATCCACTAATACCGGCCCAGGACGACCTTCGCTCGCAATATGAAAGGCTTTACGGATCGTTGGTGCCAAATCTTTAATATCTTTAACAATAAAATTATGTTTAGTAATTGGCATAGTAACTCCAGCGATATCAATTTCTTGGAAGCTGTCACGCCCAAGCAGCGATACTGCAACATTAGCAGTAATTGCAACTAATGGTGTTGAATCCATGTAAGCCGTAGCAATCCCTGTAACCAGATTCGTAGCTCCCGGCCCAGAAGTCGCCATACACACTCCAACCTTTCCTGTTGAGCGCGCATAGCCGTCAGCAGCATGGGCCGCACCTTGTTCGTGAGATGTTAAGATATGATGAATCTTATCTTGATATTGGTATAAAGCATCATAAATATTTAGAATTGTTCCACCTGGATAACCAAACACTGTATCAACACCTTGTTCAATTAAACATTCAGCAACAATTTGGGAACCTGTTAATAACATTTAAATACCTCCCTCTACTTATTTTTTTGTACTTCTAAAATAGCACCACGATCACCTGAAGTTACCATTGCCGCATATCTCGCTAGGTAACCAGTCGTTACTTTTGGTTCTCTTGGCTGCCATTTAGCTTTACGTTTTGCCATTTCTTCATCAGAAATTTTTAAATTGATTTTATATTCAGGAATATTAATTTCTATAATATCGCCTTCTTCAACTAAAGCAATCGGTCCACCTACTGCCGCTTCAGGTGAAACATGTCCAATCGAAGCTCCACGAGATGCCCCTGAGAATCGACCATCAGTAATTAAGGCTACTGTTGATCCTAAGCCCATTCCGGCAATTGCAGAGGTTGGATTCAACATTTCGCGCATTCCAGGCCCACCCTTAGGTCCTTCGTAACGAATCACAACAACGTCTCCCGCTACGATCTTACCACCTTTAATTGCTTCAATCGCATCTTCTTCACAATCAAAGACCCTTGCAGGACCACTATGTTCCATCATTTCCGGCACAACTGCTGAGCGTTTTACTACACTACCATCAGGCGCTAAATTTCCCGATAAAACAGCTAATCCGCCTGTTTTACTATATGGATTTTCAATTGTTCGAATTACTTCAGGATCAAAGTTAACTGCATCTTTAATATTTTCACCTACTGTTTTACCAGTAACAGTCATACAATCAAGATTCAATAAATTTAATTTACTGATTTCTTTCATTACTGCATAAATACCGCCTGCTTCGTTCAAGTCTTCCATATAAGTAGGTCCAGCTGGCGCCAAATGGCAAAGATTAGGTGTTTTTTCACTTATTTCATTAGCAAACTTTATATTGAAATCAAAACCAATTTCATGAGCAATAGCTGGCAAATGTAACATTGAATTAGTTGAACATCCCAACGCCATATCCATCGTTAAAGCATTCATCATTGATTCTTTAGTGATAATATCACGAGGACGAATGTCTTTCTTTAACAATTCCATAATTTGCATTCCCGCATGTTTAGCTAATTTAATTCTTTCAGAATAGACAGCAGGAATAGTCCCATTCCCACGAAGCCCCATTCCTAACACTTCAGTCAGACAGTTCATTGAATTAGCCGTATACATCCCAGAACATGAACCACATGTTGGACAAGCATGATTTTCATAATAACGAACTTCTTCCTCATCAATTTTACCTGCACTATAGCTTCCTACCGCTTCAAACATTGATGATAAACTAGTTTTTTTACCATGTACGCGTCCAGCTAACATTGGCCCCCCAGAAACAAAGATAGTTGGTATATTGATCCTTGCAGCCGCCATCAATAATCCTGGTACATTTTTATCGCAGTTGGGTACCATAACTAAAGCATCAAATTGATGAGCTAAAGCCATTGCTTCAGTACTATCAGCAATTAAATCTCTAGTTACTAACGAATACTTCATTCCAATATGTCCCATAGCAATTCCATCACATACCGCAATAGCCGGGAATTCTCTAGGTACTCCACCCGCTAGGGCTACTCCCATTTTTACTGATTCAACGATTTTATCAAGATTCATATGTCCAGGGACAATTTCATTATATGAACTAACAATTCCAATTAACGGTTTATCCATCTCTTCTTCAGTTAAACCTAAAGCATTAAATAATGATCGATGTGGTGCCTGCTGCATCCCTTTTTTTACATTATCACTTTTCATTTTCTATCCCCCTTATAAATTTGCAACAATTAAGTCACCCATTTCTTTAGTTCCTACTAAAGTTTTATTATCTGACATGATATCACTTGTTCGATATCCTTGTTGTAATACTTTTTCAATTGCATTTTCAATCACTTTCGCTTCATCATCTAGATCAAACGAATAACGAAGCATCATTGCAGCTGATAAAATAGTAGCAATTGGATTAGCAATATTTTTACCAGCAATATCAGGCGCACTACCATGACTTGGTTCGTACATTCCAAATTTATCAACACGTAGTGATGCACTTGCCAGCATCCCAATCGAACCTGTTACCATACTAGCTTCATCACTTAGAATATCCCCAAACATATTCTCCGTCAAAATAACATCAAATTGTTTTGGATCCTTTACCAGTTGCATTGCACAGTTATCAACTAACATATGCTCCAGCACAACTTCAGGATAATCTTTTGCAACTTCACTTACAACTTTACGCCATAATCTTGAAGTATCAATAACATTAGCTTTATCAACACTCGTGACTTTTTTATTACGTTTCATAGCAATATCAAACGCTCTTTTAGCAATTCTTCTAATTTCAGTCTCACTATAACTCATTGCATCTCGAGCCACTAATTCACCATTTTCTTCTTTCGTTGAACGTTCACCAAAATATAACCCACCGGTAAGTTCACGCATGATCATCATGTCAAACCCACCCTCAGTTAATTCTTCCTTCAAAGGACAAGCACCCTTTAATTCATCATATAAGACCGCCGGTCTTAAATTAGCAAACAATCCTAACTCTTTACGAATTTTCAATAACCCCGCTTCAGGACGAAGATTCGGTTCTAATTTATACCAAGGTGATGTTGTAGTATCACCACCAATTGACCCAAGTAAAACACTATCACTATTTTTAGCAATCGCCAACGCCTCATCAGTTAGAGGAACGCCATGAACATCGATTGAAGCACCACCCATTAAAATTTGAGTATAATTAAATTTATGATTATATTTATCAGCGATAGCATCTAAAACTTTCATCGCTTCAGTTACAATTTCTGGTCCGATTCCATCACCTTTTATTACAGCAATATTTTTTTCCATTATCCTTACCCCTTTTTACTATTAACATAGTTGACTAAACCATCTAATTCAATCATCTTTTGTAAGAACTCTGGGAAAGGTTGACTTTGATAAGTTTCACCTTTTGTAATATTAGTAATTAAACCAGTGGTAAAATCTACTGTAACTTCATCACCTTGATTAATTCCTGCTACTGCTTCTGGACATTCCATGATTGGAAATCCAATATTAATTGAATTACGATAGAAAATACGAGCAAAACTTTCTGCAATGACGCATTTAGTTCCTGCTGTTTTTAAACATAGAGGAGCATGTTCTCTTGAAGAACCGCAACCAAAATTTTTTCCAGCAACAATAATATCACCCGATTCAACCGTTTTAGCAAAATCAGGATCAATATCCACCATCGCATGACTAGCTAATTCTTTAGCATCAAATGAATTTAAATAACGTGCTGGAATAATTACATCCGTATCAACATTATCACCATATTTATATATTTTCATTATTCTTCACCTACTTTTTCAGGATTTGCAATATATCCCGCAATTGCACTTGCGGCTGCTACTTCTGGAGAAGCTAAGTAAATTAACGCTTCTGTGTCGCCCATTCGACCAACAAAATTGCGGTTAGTTGTAGAAACACACTTTTCACCTTTAGCCATAACTCCCATATGTCCACCCATACAAGGTCCACAGCTTGGGGTATTAAATGCACATCCAGCTTCAACAAAAATTTCTGCTAAACCTTCATGAATACATTGAACAAAGATTTTCTGAGTCGCTGGAACAACCATTACACGAACATTTTTAGCTACTTGTTTTCCCTTAAGGATTGCTGCCGCTTTACGTAAATCAGACAAACGCCCATTCGTACATGAACCAATTACGACTTGATCGATCATAATCTTATCCATTGCTTCAATTTCATCAATCGTATGCCCATTCCCTGGTAAATGTGGGAAAGCTACTGTTGGTCTAACTTTACCTAAATCTATTTCAATCACTTCATCATATTCAGCATCCTCATCAGCTTCATAGACAGCATATTCTTTCACTGAGTGTTTTTCCATATAAGCAATCGTTTGCTCATCAACAGGAAAAATCCCGTTTTTAGCCCCAGCTTCAATTGCCATATTACAAATCGTAAAACGATCATCCATTGTTAAGTGTTGAATTCCTTCACCAACAAATTCCATACTTTTATAACGGGCCCCATCAACTCCAATACGAGTAATAATATCCAAAATAATATCTTTACCACTAACAAATTGACTAGGCTTTCCGGTTAAGACAAATTTGATTGCACTAGGCACTTTAAACCATAATTCACCAGTTGCCATTCCTGTTGCAATATCAGTAGTTCCAACACCAGTTGAAAAAGCTCCTAAAGCGCCATAAGTACATGTATGTGAATCAGCCCCAATGATACATTCACCAGCGACAACAATTCCTTTTTCTGGTAAAATTGCATGTTCAACCCCACATTTACCTTGTTCCATATGATGAGTTAAACATTGATCATTTGAAAAATCTAAAATTGCTTTAGAGTTTTCAGCCGACTTAATATCTTTATTTGGTGTAAAATGATCAGGAACTAAAATCACCTTATCTTTATCAAAGACTTTGTCAGCCATTTGATGAAAAATTGGTAATGCCATCGGTCCTGTGATGTCGTTAGCCATTACAACATCAAGTTTTGCTTCGATTAGCTGCCCCGCCACAACTGCGTCTAATCCTGCATGTTTTGCTAATATTTTTTGTGTCATTGTCATTGCCACTTTTATATTCCC encodes:
- the ilvD gene encoding dihydroxy-acid dehydratase, with the protein product MKSDNVKKGMQQAPHRSLFNALGLTEEEMDKPLIGIVSSYNEIVPGHMNLDKIVESVKMGVALAGGVPREFPAIAVCDGIAMGHIGMKYSLVTRDLIADSTEAMALAHQFDALVMVPNCDKNVPGLLMAAARINIPTIFVSGGPMLAGRVHGKKTSLSSMFEAVGSYSAGKIDEEEVRYYENHACPTCGSCSGMYTANSMNCLTEVLGMGLRGNGTIPAVYSERIKLAKHAGMQIMELLKKDIRPRDIITKESMMNALTMDMALGCSTNSMLHLPAIAHEIGFDFNIKFANEISEKTPNLCHLAPAGPTYMEDLNEAGGIYAVMKEISKLNLLNLDCMTVTGKTVGENIKDAVNFDPEVIRTIENPYSKTGGLAVLSGNLAPDGSVVKRSAVVPEMMEHSGPARVFDCEEDAIEAIKGGKIVAGDVVVIRYEGPKGGPGMREMLNPTSAIAGMGLGSTVALITDGRFSGASRGASIGHVSPEAAVGGPIALVEEGDIIEINIPEYKINLKISDEEMAKRKAKWQPREPKVTTGYLARYAAMVTSGDRGAILEVQKNK
- the leuC gene encoding 3-isopropylmalate dehydratase large subunit, whose translation is MAMTMTQKILAKHAGLDAVVAGQLIEAKLDVVMANDITGPMALPIFHQMADKVFDKDKVILVPDHFTPNKDIKSAENSKAILDFSNDQCLTHHMEQGKCGVEHAILPEKGIVVAGECIIGADSHTCTYGALGAFSTGVGTTDIATGMATGELWFKVPSAIKFVLTGKPSQFVSGKDIILDIITRIGVDGARYKSMEFVGEGIQHLTMDDRFTICNMAIEAGAKNGIFPVDEQTIAYMEKHSVKEYAVYEADEDAEYDEVIEIDLGKVRPTVAFPHLPGNGHTIDEIEAMDKIMIDQVVIGSCTNGRLSDLRKAAAILKGKQVAKNVRVMVVPATQKIFVQCIHEGLAEIFVEAGCAFNTPSCGPCMGGHMGVMAKGEKCVSTTNRNFVGRMGDTEALIYLASPEVAAASAIAGYIANPEKVGEE
- the leuD gene encoding 3-isopropylmalate dehydratase small subunit: MKIYKYGDNVDTDVIIPARYLNSFDAKELASHAMVDIDPDFAKTVESGDIIVAGKNFGCGSSREHAPLCLKTAGTKCVIAESFARIFYRNSINIGFPIMECPEAVAGINQGDEVTVDFTTGLITNITKGETYQSQPFPEFLQKMIELDGLVNYVNSKKG
- the leuB gene encoding 3-isopropylmalate dehydrogenase — protein: MEKNIAVIKGDGIGPEIVTEAMKVLDAIADKYNHKFNYTQILMGGASIDVHGVPLTDEALAIAKNSDSVLLGSIGGDTTTSPWYKLEPNLRPEAGLLKIRKELGLFANLRPAVLYDELKGACPLKEELTEGGFDMMIMRELTGGLYFGERSTKEENGELVARDAMSYSETEIRRIAKRAFDIAMKRNKKVTSVDKANVIDTSRLWRKVVSEVAKDYPEVVLEHMLVDNCAMQLVKDPKQFDVILTENMFGDILSDEASMVTGSIGMLASASLRVDKFGMYEPSHGSAPDIAGKNIANPIATILSAAMMLRYSFDLDDEAKVIENAIEKVLQQGYRTSDIMSDNKTLVGTKEMGDLIVANL